In Mustela erminea isolate mMusErm1 chromosome 20, mMusErm1.Pri, whole genome shotgun sequence, the sequence TGACTTTGGGCAGGTATAAAATGAAGGGTTTGGACCACATCAGGACTGCAGGTCAGTGTTAGGCACAGTGCCCTTTCTCCAAATGCTTCCTTATGCAGAAGTCCAAGGTGACAAACAGGTACTAAGACGCAgctgctgggagggaggcaggaggtatCTGCCTCCGGATCCGCAACCCGGAGGACCTAGGCCGGCCAGCTCCGCCCCCCTCTCTGCGGAAGGGGTGTGGCTGCTTTCCCTGAAACAAAGCGGCACTGCCGCGGGCGCGGCGGCACAGCATCTCTGCTGacctgccccttctctcctgtCCCGGCAGGCCGGGTCTCCAGCCTGCAAGCCTACATCAGGACCCAGATGAACAAGGAGCTGAGGCAGCTCCAGCAGCTGATGGAGGAGCAGCTCCAGGCCAGCGAGGACCGGCTCAGCAGCAAGCTGACCACCCTAGAGCGGCCCTTCCAGCCGCCACCTGGCAAAGGCAAGAACAAGACCAAGTGACCCCCAGCATTTTCCCCAATAAACGCCCAGGACAGGGcagccccatccccaccctgctccctgaGCACCTTCTGGGCTCCCGTGCCAAAGCCGGACACCAGACACTGGGCACCAGCTCCCTCTGGCGCGCAGATTTTATTGCAAACGCGGCCGAAGCAGCACAGATGAGACCAGGCGTGGTGTTGCGAGTGGctgccttccccctctgctccgaCCCCAAAGCCCcggctggtgggggcagggatacACGGCTGCTCTTCATGGTAGTACAAGCAGTGGTGGGCCTGGCCAGCCTGCGGGGCAAGGCCCGAGGCCAAAGCCCAGAAGAGCTGGAATGATAAAAATCCTCCTCCTGAAGAGTCCTACACTCTGGGGTCCCCGGGGCCAAAGTGCTAGCCCAGCGCCAGCACAGCATCCTCCTCCGGGATGGCAGTGGAGTCCCCCTCCTCATCAGGGCCCGAGATGGGAAAAGGCCCGGGGGGCCGGTGCTGGAAGAGCGCGGCGCggttctgctgctcccccttcttcaCCCAGTGCCCATAGAGCCGGAAGGCACAGCTGTCGATGAGGCGCCGCACGGGCCGCAGCGCGTAAGGGTCCCTCAGCAGTGCGCTCTTGGTCAGTGGCCGGACACGCTGGGCGCTTAAGGCCACGCGTCCCGCAGCAAGCACGGTCCACACTGCCACCTGGTGGGGAGGCGGGAGGCCGTGTGAACTCCAGTGCAGTAGCCACCGTAGGAGAAAGATCACGGCACAGAGGAGCAGGCGCAACCCCGAAGCTTGCAGGCTTACCCGGAAGCGCTGGCGGGGCGTGAGGTTCCAGGGCTGGCTGCCTTCACAGCGCTCAAAGAACGGGTGCTGCAGGGCCTGGTCCGCTGTCAGGCGCTCCTCAGGGTCCACCTGGAGCAGCTTGGAGATCTAGGGGGAACCCCAGAGCGTGAGAGGCAGCGCTggggcctcctccccaccccactctcagCCTCGGCTCACCAGGTCTTTGACCGTGTTGGAACGGTCATCCCACTCGGGCGAGCTGAACTGGTACTGGCCTTCCATGATCATGCGTAACATCAGGATCTGGCGGCGGTGCCAGAATGGtggtgagccagccaggagtgTGAACAAGATCACGCCGCAGGCCCAGCTGGGGAGAGAGCGGAGTCAGGCAGGTGCCAGGCAGGCGTGCGGACGACGGGccccagaggagcagggaggcGGGGAGGCCGGAAACTCACAGGTCGACCTCCTTGCCGTAGCCGGGGTGGGTCTCGTCCATGGAGCATTTAAGGATCTCTGGTGCGAGGTACCCTGGGGTCCCACACAACTCTGGGGAGAGAAGGCTGAGATTGGCGGATGCCACCAGCTCCTTCAAGGGTCCCTAACTCCAGACTCTGCTTGAGCCCCCACACTCCCAGGGCCTGAAGGGTTCCCATTCTGCTCCTGCCCACCCTCCGCTGAGGGCTCACCTAGCCCCATCCCTGCTGAACAACTCAAGTGCCCACCAAGGTTCCCTGTGGCATAGCTGATTTTTGGACTGACTTCAGTCCCCATATCTTTTGGCaccgccaccccaccccctcaccccttaCACAGCCTTTTATCACGTTTTGACATACATGATACACATGGAAAACAAaccttcactcttttttatgtTCCTTTCTGCCCGAATCGATTCCTCCACCTATGATCGCTATTCTGTATAGTGGAATCAGCACTCAAACCCAAGGAGAATGAGTGGGACTATGGGATTTCTTAAGGCACGCACTAGCTAAGTCCCTCATTTAAAATCCCTCCCTGGCTGTCCCCCCCCCATACGGCCTTGGGCTCAAGTCTAGACTCCTGCAACACAGAGCCCTCCCCGACTTGATCCAAGCCTGTTACATGTAGCTGCTTCTGCTTCAGGCACCAAATCTTCCATCTGCAACTGCCCAACCGTGTTCTGTGCCACACGTCCAGGAGAGCTTAACAGGCCTGACTCTTCTGGGTAattcattcccaccaaaagtattGAAGAATGCCCACCACGTGCCAGGCACCATACTAGACACTGGTGAAATTAGATGTGCCCTTACCAAGCTGTCTATCCGAAAGCAAACAAGAAATAATAGAGTAAGAGGTGTGTCccgaagggagaagaagaagagaaagcaggggatCTAACCTAACCTGGAGCTTTAAAGGGAAACCTGAATTCCTAAAGCCAAGGGCAAGGGTGGTGTGGGGCAGGAGCAAGGATGGTTCCAGAATGGGAAAAAGTATATGGGGAAGCCCAAAGGGAAACAAAGCAGAGCATCCGCAAGACAAACGTGTTAAGTCCATAGGTCATGAACACGAGCTCTGGAGTCCGACTGTTCAAGTCCCAGCTACCTGACTGGGCAAGTCCCCTCACCTCTTTAAGCCACTTATCAAATGGTGATCCAGACACTATCTCAAAGAGGGCCAAGAGGATCTGGAGAACCCAGCCATATAAAGCCTTAGTGCGGTGCCAGCGAACGTCAGCTGCTAACAGCACAGCGCCAAGCCAACGACGGACAGAAAGTACCTTAATAGCTCTAAGGAGTCCACAGTCAGACTTTGTGAAGTCTTCCATTTGCACTAAAAATATCTGTCACAATGGTGACACAGCGGTGTCACAGAGGGCGAGTTCCAGTGCACCAGCGGAGCCGCACAGTCTGGCCACATGGGGCTCTTCCTAGCTCCTAAGCAGCACACTGCCATCCTATCTGTGCCAAAACCCAAACACGCAGCTGAGGCCtgttctccacccccacccccacccctccaccgcCTTCTTCCTCAGGGGACAGGCCCAGCTCTGGAGACCCCTTCTTCCGTAGGTCCCTCCAGCTGAATCAGGCGCTCCCCCATCCTGGCTTCCCCTGCACGGTCCCTTGCCTGGCTGTGTCCCACGACCTGCACAcctgtctctgtcccctcccccgcgCAGACCGGGAAGCCCACTCAGATGCACACGAGGCTCTGCACACAGAAGGTACTTGGCAAGCGCTCACtgacttctccctttttcttgatACCTGGGTACTCGGTTGTCAGACCCAGCTAACCAGCCTCAGGCCTgggtctccttccctcccaagcCTCTTAAGGCGCCAGGCCCCCTCACCTCGGAGCTTCTCGCCAGGTTCCAAGTGGCAGGAGAACCCAAAATCTGAAAGTCGGATCTGCATATTGTCATCTAGGAGAATATTCTCGGGCTTCAGGTCTCGGTGCACAATGTTGTTGGCGTGGAGAAAGCTCACTGCTTCCAGCAGAGACCTCATGATGGACCTGGGGGAGGCGCAGTCTCCTCGTCGGCTTCTCCCAACCCCGCCCTGTCCCCTGGTCACCCCACGGGCCACAGGCTCAGTCATTACCTGGTTTCCTTTTCGGAGAGGGCCACCTTCTCTGTGAGATAGTCAAACAGCTCTCCCTTCCGCATCCTAAGGAACAGGAGGGCTTGGGAGGGAGGTGCACCTTACACGGGGGCTAGGAAAAATAAGCCGGCACTCACAGAAAATACCACGGAAGAGGCCAGGGGAGAGAGAGtcctctctggtttttttttttgagtgatcAGAGTGCCCCAAGAGTGAACTGGATGCCAGGGACAGTTTGGCCCAGGGGTCGCCAGTCAAAATACATGCGCCATGCCACGGCTGCTATGCTAGCAAGAATAAGAACCTTCTTCCGGCAGCAATTTACAGGAGGTCCTCATTATACGAGACTCATTATTCAAAGAGGACCCTCTAAAGTAAATCTATCTAGATATGGGCCAAAATTTCACAGGTAATAATGGCAAAATAGTTGGGCAGGatcttatttttatcttgtcTTTCAAAAACCAAGTTTATAACTGCAACTCTGCGTGGACCCTTGAAGTCAGGTATTGCCTGGGGGCCTGCAACTGTTCTGCAAAGCTGCATGATGAGGGGACAGACGCTTCCTACCTCCCCCGCCCCTTTTACAGAGGGTCACTTCTGTACGAAGAAGTGAAATTTTTCCAGGGGTGTCTCTTATTTATTTGCTATTCAAACCACTCTTCCGAAGTGCCTTTGCACTGGTTTACACTGTACTGTAGAACACCTCACACTTGGATTCAGACTGCCCAGGAAATGAACCGATGGGCAGAGACAAACACCAAGTAGGGTGTTCGGAGCAAGAGACGGGGGAGCAAGAATCTGTCGGTAAGTACTCAGCTCTGCAGTGTTCCCCGCTGATCTTATAACCATGGGGACAGGGACAATGAGCCCGGGGGTCACGGAAGCCCTTTTCAACCGGCCGGTCCTGAGCACTCTGGAAGAACTCGCCGCCTCAGGGCACCCAGGGAGCGGGGCCAGGGCCACGGGCCCATGGGAAGGGGTGAGCAGGGTGGTCAGCCCAGCGCGCCGGCAGGCCGGGGCCGTGCGCGGAGGGAGGAGGGCGCGTCTCGGGTCAGGGCAGGGCGATACTCACAGGTCGAACACCAGGAACAGAAAGCTAGAAGACTCGTAGGAGTCGACGAGAGTGActgggaaagaggcagaaagggCAGAGATGCGAGACGGGAAGGAGCAGGAGCCAGTTAAAGGGGCGTTCCACCCCGAGGTGGCAGCGGGCGGttcctgggaaggaaggagaaccGAACGGAGGCAGGAGGGACCCAAGGGCTGGCCACACTGTGCGGCGGGGCAGAGCCATGATGAAGGGGGCAGAGGTGTGGAGGCGGTGCTGGGGGGAACGGGCTGGGGGCAGGGCCGGCAGGAGGTGGCTGTCGGCTAACGGGAGCGGGGAACGCAGCCTCACTGATGTGGGGGTGGCCGGCGACCTGGCGAAGGATGTGCGTCTCTCGCCGCGTGGCTTCTCGCACCTCCTCTAGCTGTTCAGGACTCAGCCGCTCGGCTGTCACCTCCATGATCTTCACCGCAAACTCGTGGCCAGTGGCTCGATGAACACAACGGCGCACCACGGAGCTCACGCCTCTGCCAGAGTCAGACCGCACACGCGTCAGGGCCTCCTGCGCGCTCTTTTCCACCAAGAGTGGAGCCTCGCCATCCTCTTCCCTGCTCCGTACTCGGAAGCCCCATCCCGACAGCAAGGCAGCCTGCTGCGGCCCGCCCTGGCCTACGGCAGCTTCACAGTAGCCTCAGCAAGCCATGGGAGTACCCAGCAAGAGGCAACACAAAGCTCCCAGGGAAGGCAGGCGGGGTGCTGGGTTCGAATCCAGCCTCAGCCGCTCCCTGCATGGAGAAGCTTAGGGAGGTCCTTTCCACACTGAGCCCCAGAACCTGCCCCTTCTCCCGGAACCCCACAAGGAGTAAGCAAGAAGAAATGATCTAAGGCTCCCTCCAAATTTTATTCACACTCCCCTTGATTACCCCTTCCAAATCCCAAAGTTCTCCTACAATACCTCAAGTGTAAGAGGCTCCAAATAAACAGCAGACCAGTGACTGGAGAACAAAGTTGTGAATCAGGAGACCTTGGTGTAGGTCCCAAATGTGCCACTAATTAACCTCCAAGTGACCCACTGACATCAGGTCTCTGGACTTCCACTTTGCGGGCTCTGAAGTGTGGACAAGGCCAACTTGAAGAGGTGTCCAGTGCCACGAGGTAGAAGACGAAAAACCCATTTGGCAAGGTGAAGAGAAAGTCCTAGACATGTATTTCCTGGCTTGGAATCTGTCGCCAATTCCTTATGATCCCACGTGATCCCACGAGTACCTCAGGCTAGTACGAATCTCTCAGGCCGGAGCTCACACCACATTTCCTGTGCTTGTTCCCCGGCTGCCCTTCACGGCTTCCTTTGCTCCTACGTAATTCCTTTTGCCTAGACCGCCTGTCCCCCACATCTCGGGTCCCATCAGGAGATCTCAACCACTGACCCTCCAGCCAAAGGGTGTGTTGTGTTTGGTCAGTGAGCGGTTCTTTTCAAATCTGAATTCCCGTCTTGCGGGACGAGAACCTTCCAGCTGCTACAGAGCTCACCACTTCCTACTGTTTTACTCTTTGCCACTTGACAGTTTTAATTCCCCCATTAACAGTAATGCCATTCAATCAGACTCCCGAACTAGAAATCTGAGGAGAGTGCCTGGCATTCCCCTTCCTTTCACAACCTACCACATGCAGCCAGGCCACTCCCTCGGGTGTGTTTCTCAAATCTGCCTCCTAGTACTCCAGCCCCATAGCCTTAACGGCCTCCTCACTGATGCCCCTACTGCCAACCCCGGCCACGCAGCCCGTCCACCACGCTGCTTCCAGAATGACCGCCCCAATTATGTCATTGCTGCTTGAAACCTCTCCAGCTTAAATTCTCAACTAAGCTCTAGGCGTACCCTCATTCCTCAGCGGGACCCCTAGAGCAAAAACTGTGCTCTTTTTAAGTGAGCCCTAATAATTTCAACCACAGCCAGTGAACTACGGAGGACACTCCACACTGCCTCCCTGTGACCTGCAAGACGGAAGTCAAATCCCAGCGCCTTCACCTGTCGTCCAAGGCCTCCCCAAATGGTCTCCGTTTCTTTGCAGTCTCATTTTGGGCTATGTCCCTGCTATTCAATCTTTGCTTCAGTGACTTAGAACTTATCACCAATTTCTAGAATGCAGCAAGCTCTTTTAAAGCTTCAGACATGAAGATTTCATACGTGAAGAAACTGGCACTCTGGGAACTCATTTAGTGAGAGTGTACACGTACTTCACTGTGCAGGAGAAACACAGGGAAAAGACAGAGACCGGGACGCTGCTGCTACAGCAATGCTGGAGCGAGAGGCTAACGAACCCTCTTCCCTGACCTGCTTCCTCCGAAACCGATCTCTCTGCACCCCATGGCAGCAGAACCACTGTTCTTCCCGAAGGGCTCTCCTAGCCTCGGTGAACCCTCCCTTACCTGGTCCTGAAACCCCACCTCAGTTTAGGACTTGGATGTCAGCTCTCTTCTTTTCCAGACACCCTTTCCCCCATGACCGTCCTGTCCTGGGCGATTTAAGTACCGGTTGTGCAAACGGCTCCCACTGCACTGCCTCAAGGCTTGATTCCTTTCCAGAATTCCTGATCCTAAAGGCCTCTATCACGTCTGCATGTGGTATCTGAAAGGAGTCTGAACACATCTAATAGTCAGCCCTTTCTGCTTTCCTGGCCTCAGAAGCACTGATCCAGCAGACCGCGCCAGCCTTCTAGAAGCacattcttttcctgtttttatttctaactcAAAGATGCTATCTCCTCAGCCTCCCTTGCCGACTCCTCCGTTTCTAACTCCTTAATGGTGACATGCCCCAGGGCCCGAGCTTGGCCCCTTTCActtctttccatgtattttctcGCCAGCTACGATGTACATGCTACTGCCTCCCAAACGGATTGCTCTATACAGCTCTGTCTTGAGCTGCAGAGACACGTACCCACTTGACAGCTCCAGCTGGATATCCCAAACTTCCATTTCCAAAGCTGAACTCTTAACTTGCTCGGCCCTCCCGGCAACCCGATCCTCCTTGGCCTTCCTCATTTCACAAAATGGTTCTCAGGCGCTCAAATCCAAACCTTAGACAGGACTCccgtttccttttcttcttcttcttatggCCCACATCTGCTCTCTCAGGAAATGTATCAGTCTCTCCTCAGTTCATCACCTCAATCTACCCACCTCTCCCCATCTCTACCACCACCACTCAAATCGAAACCACCACCGTCTCTTGTCTGAATCAATCAACAGCTTCCCAACTGGTCT encodes:
- the PHKG2 gene encoding phosphorylase b kinase gamma catalytic chain, liver/testis isoform isoform X1, with protein sequence MTLDVGPEDELPDWAAAKEFYQKYDPKDVIGSGRDRQETQKQDNGPHLLRGVSSVVRRCVHRATGHEFAVKIMEVTAERLSPEQLEEVREATRRETHILRQVAGHPHIITLVDSYESSSFLFLVFDLMRKGELFDYLTEKVALSEKETRSIMRSLLEAVSFLHANNIVHRDLKPENILLDDNMQIRLSDFGFSCHLEPGEKLRELCGTPGYLAPEILKCSMDETHPGYGKEVDLWACGVILFTLLAGSPPFWHRRQILMLRMIMEGQYQFSSPEWDDRSNTVKDLISKLLQVDPEERLTADQALQHPFFERCEGSQPWNLTPRQRFRVAVWTVLAAGRVALSAQRVRPLTKSALLRDPYALRPVRRLIDSCAFRLYGHWVKKGEQQNRAALFQHRPPGPFPISGPDEEGDSTAIPEEDAVLALG
- the PHKG2 gene encoding phosphorylase b kinase gamma catalytic chain, liver/testis isoform isoform X2, which codes for MTLDVGPEDELPDWAAAKEFYQKYDPKDVIGRGVSSVVRRCVHRATGHEFAVKIMEVTAERLSPEQLEEVREATRRETHILRQVAGHPHIITLVDSYESSSFLFLVFDLMRKGELFDYLTEKVALSEKETRSIMRSLLEAVSFLHANNIVHRDLKPENILLDDNMQIRLSDFGFSCHLEPGEKLRELCGTPGYLAPEILKCSMDETHPGYGKEVDLWACGVILFTLLAGSPPFWHRRQILMLRMIMEGQYQFSSPEWDDRSNTVKDLISKLLQVDPEERLTADQALQHPFFERCEGSQPWNLTPRQRFRVAVWTVLAAGRVALSAQRVRPLTKSALLRDPYALRPVRRLIDSCAFRLYGHWVKKGEQQNRAALFQHRPPGPFPISGPDEEGDSTAIPEEDAVLALG